In a genomic window of Brettanomyces nanus chromosome 1, complete sequence:
- a CDS encoding uncharacterized protein (BUSCO:EOG09342CDA) produces MWEYLTCCFPCILDKTPTLRINGASFKILDLLGEGGFSYVYLVQSQTNHSLYALKKINCPYGDTNFQQAMKEVENYREFKSPYIMKSIDSSVVQEKDGSKTIYIILPYFENGSLQDIIDKSSVNKVKMNEDEVLRLFIGICRGLIALHRHQLSKNYQMILSMDGRRARGGSESEMDVPGATDTNDNEEDNPFLSLQERQGLSDEDPTGRNQLPGHYADADSDTVVDLLNAQDGTELTETVSMAHRDIKPGNLMLSKDGTPVLSDLGSCDKAQVLIQSRSQAITLQEFANEHCTLAYRAPELLDIKTGDELDEKVDIWSLGCTLYALLYGCSPFEREEIVNGANITLAIQSGNYSFPDEPIYRDGLKLLVQFCLVIEPKKRPSIEEVLSKALDVQRV; encoded by the coding sequence ATGTGGGAATATTTGACATGCTGTTTTCCATGCATACTTGATAAAACACCTACGCTTCGGATTAATggtgcttctttcaaaattCTCGATCTCCTAGGAGAAGGTGGCTTCTCTTACGTCTATCTAGTGCAATCCCAGACAAACCATTCACTTTATGCCCTTAAAAAGATCAATTGCCCCTATGGAGACACCAATTTTCAGCAGGCCATgaaagaagtggaaaaCTATCGAGAGTTCAAGTCCCCATATATCATGAAATCCATCGACTCTTCCGTTGtccaagagaaagatgggTCTAAGACGATATACATCATTTTGCCTTACTTTGAGAATGGGTCGTTGCAGGATATTATTGATAAAAGCAGTGTCAATAAAGTGAAAATGAATGAAGACGAAGTATTGAGGCTATTTATTGGGATTTGTCGTGGATTGATTGCATTACATAGACATCAATTGAGTAAGAACTATCAGATGATACTGTCCATGGATGGAAGGAGGGCTAGAGGTGGGTCAGAAAGTGAGATGGATGTTCCTGGTGCCACTGATACCAATGATAACGAGGAGGACAATCCATTTTTAAGCTTACAAGAAAGGCAAGGGTTGTCAGATGAAGACCCTACTGGTAGGAATCAACTACCCGGACATTACGCTGATGCTGATAGCGATACAGTAGTGGATCTTTTAAACGCACAAGACGGTACAGAACTTACAGAAACTGTCAGTATGGCCCACAGAGACATCAAGCCTGGCAATTTGATGCTTTCTAAAGACGGAACCCCCGTTCTAAGTGATCTAGGGTCATGCGATAAAGCTCAAGTCTTGATCCAAAGCCGATCGCAGGCAATAACGCTTCAGGAGTTTGCTAATGAACATTGTACGCTAGCATACCGAGCTCCCGAGTTGTTAGATATTAAAACTGGGGATGAATTAGACGAGAAAGTAGACATATGGTCTTTGGGGTGTACCTTGTATGCTCTTCTCTATGGATGTTCCCCTTTCGAGCGTGAGGAAATCGTTAACGGTGCAAACATTACTTTGGCTATACAGTCTGGCAATTATTCATTTCCTGACGAGCCTATCTATCGCGATGGATTGAAGCTGCTAGTTCAGTTCTGTTTAGTGATTGAGCCTAAAAAGAGGCCAAGCATCGAGGAGGTATTGAGTAAGGCATTGGACGTCCAAAGAGTTTGA
- the RVB2 gene encoding RuvB-like protein 2 — protein MTSIQTKSEGSILSNLSLIAAHSHISGLGLDDHLQPKDCAQGMVGQLKARKATGVILKMIQNGKIAGRAILFAGPPSTGKTAIAMGLSQNLGTGVPFTAIAASEVFSKDISKTEALTQAFRKSIGIKIKEETEMIEGEVVEIQIDRSLTGGHKQGKLTIRTTDMETIYELGNKMIEELTKEKVIAGDVISIDKSNGKVTKLGRSYARARDYDAMGPDTKFVSCPEGELQTRKEVVHTVSLHEIDVINSRQQGFLALFSGDTGEIRPEVRDQINTKVAEWKEEGKAEIVPGVLFIDEVHMLDIECFSYINRALEDDFSPIVIMATNRGISKTRGTNYMSPHGLPLDLLDRTIIIKTEAYSEDDVAKILGIRCQEEEVETTPDALRLLTKIGMETSLRYASNLISVSYQISLKRRASAVDIEDIKRSYMLFLDSARSVDFLERNSESYIDDQGKVKLSKQDDEDKDKMDTSEA, from the coding sequence ATGACGTCGATTCAAACAAAATCCGAAGGCTCTATTCTTAGTAACTTGTCTTTGATCGCAGCGCACTCGCACATTTCAGGTCTTGGCTTAGATGATCACTTGCAGCCTAAAGACTGTGCTCAGGGAATGGTTGGTCAACTGAAGGCACGTAAAGCCACAGGTGTCAtactgaagatgattcaaaATGGTAAAATTGCAGGTCGTGCCATATTGTTTGCAGGTCCTCCTTCCACAGGTAAAACTGCTATAGCCATGGGATTATCACAGAATTTGGGTACAGGAGTTCCATTCACTGCCATTGCGGCATCTGAGGTGTTTTCCAAAGACATAAGTAAGACGGAGGCACTTACACAGGCGTTCAGAAAAAGCATAGGTATTAAAATTAAAGAGGAGACAGAAATGATTGAGGGAGAAGTGGTGGAGATTCAGATTGATAGATCTCTTACTGGAGGACATAAACAAGGTAAGTTGACCATTAGAACTACCGATATGGAAACCATCTATGAGTTAGGTAACAAGATGATTGAAGAGTTGACTAAAGAAAAGGTTATAGCTGGGGATGTCATATCCATAGACAAGTCTAACGGAAAAGTTACCAAGCTTGGTAGATCGTATGCTAGGGCCAGAGATTATGATGCCATGGGTCCGGACACCAAGTTTGTGTCTTGCCCTGAAGGGGAGCTTCAGACGAGGAAAGAGGTGGTTCACACGGTTTCTTTGCATGAGATCGATGTCATCAACTCTCGCCAGCAGGGATTTCTGGCTTTGTTTAGTGGAGATACGGGTGAAATTAGACCGGAAGTTAGAGATCAGATAAACACTAAGGTTGCCGAATGGAAGGAAGAAGGTAAGGCAGAGATTGTTCCCGGTGTCTTGTTCATAGATGAGGTTCACATGCTTGACATTGAATGCTTTTCTTACATTAACCGTGCCTTGGAAGACGATTTTTCTCCTATTGTCATTATGGCTACCAACAGAGGAATATCGAAAACCAGAGGTACCAATTACATGTCACCACATGGTCTTCCattggatcttcttgataGAACCATTATTATTAAGACCGAGGCATactctgaagatgatgttGCCAAGATTTTAGGTATCAGAtgtcaagaagaagaggttgaaacCACTCCCGATGCTCTTCGTTTGTTGACTAAAATTGGAATGGAAACTTCTCTTCGATACGCATCCAATCTTATCTCTGTCAGCTACCAGATCAGTCTCAAAAGACGTGCGTCTGCTGTGGACATCGAGGATATCAAAAGAAGTTACATGTTGTTTTTGGACAGCGCCAGATCCGTTGATTTCTTGGAACGGAATAGTGAGAGTTACATTGATGATCAGGGCAAAGTGAAGTTATCTAAGCaggatgatgaggataagGATAAGATGGACACTTCGGAGGCTTAA
- the VMA11 gene encoding v-type proton ATPase 16 kDa proteolipid subunit 2, with translation MVFSCLGSAIGTAKSGIGIAGIGTFKPELIMKSLIPVIMSGILAVYGLVVAVLIAGNLNPQSDYTLFAGFMHFGCGMSVGLACLASGYAIGVVGDEGVRQLMHQPRLFVGIVLILIFAEVLGLYGMIVGLIMNTKGNA, from the coding sequence ATGGTGTTTAGTTGCCTTGGCTCAGCCATCGGTACAGCCAAATCCGGTATAGGTATCGCTGGTATCGGTACTTTCAAGCCGGAATTGATTATGAAATCGTTGATTCCAGTGATTATGTCCGGTATCTTGGCTGTGTATGGCTTGGTAGTGGCTGTGCTTATAGCTGGTAATCTCAATCCTCAGTCTGACTACACTCTATTTGCCGGTTTCATGCATTTTGGTTGTGGTATGTCTGTGGGATTGGCTTGTTTGGCTTCTGGTTATGCAATCGGCGTTGTGGGTGATGAGGGTGTTAGACAGCTCATGCACCAACCGAGGTTGTTCGTTGGTATCGTGCTTATCTTAATTTTTGCCGAAGTCTTGGGTTTGTATGGCATGATTGTCGGTTTGATCATGAACACTAAGGGTAACGcttaa